The sequence tgtttattcgaatagcgtctctgataaaatgactcacgactgcaacctctgccactatttataacactgcataaccatctagaaagctctatttctacaatgttctttaactgaatattcgaatttgaatacagcgttgccaatttacgatcaatggtcaactgaaaggttttatttaataatgcccacagatatgttacagtttgctattacagcactgttatttgataatgctttcaaaccagcccttaaaatcgttatatttgaattcaagtacaatttcgtaacaatacattgtgatatttggatcgcgatccattgtaataGCAGTGCCCTAAGGACGCCTATGATAAACTGCCCAGATACTATTTATAAACAGTGCCATCTTCCTTCGAGTAGAATCATGATtgttcttaacggacaaaactaatataaattcgtaacaatatgaatgaCTTAAAGGTAACTATTTTTCATCAAGATGTTGCTTTCACATTCCTTAATTTGAAATGTGGGCATACAAATATAGAGGTATTGTATATCAATATATAGGAAatggtgttttatttaaaatgatgtataaataataaaaatgtaaaggATATAATtctccaaaaatccaaatattttaataatttagaggctctcaaatgagttttaatttgtttaaatttcaagcaatatatgtatttacaaaattcTCTTTTATTTCCAGTTCCATGTCTTGAGTGCCGAAGCCTTGATGTCCCACTATCCCTTAAATCCCATAACAAATCGATTCTCACATCGCAACAAATCCCGGTTTCATGGCATTTTACAACTCATAGGTGGCTCAATGGCTTTGCTAGGAGGTTTGGGTAAAATGCAAAGTACTGAGGTACATTTTACCACCTGGCATGGACGATTTGGTAAGTACTCACTACCCATTTAGCaaacaacacaatttgtaaattatttaaccTAATTTTCCCATTTATTACAGGTCTCTTTGCCACCTTCATGTGTTTCGCCAGTTTACTGGGTGGCGTACTCAACTATTTCCAGCCCAAGTTTGTACACAAAATCTACTCACCCTCTGAACTGAAATTTCGCCACAATTTATTTGGCTTGCTCACCTTTAGTTTGGGCATGACTACCATCACTTTGGGCTATTTTACGCAATTCTTTACCAAATATGTGGATGCTGCTGTAATACCAGCATTTGCTTTGGCCACCGTGTTGGTTTATTTGATGACTATCATTTCGCCCGTAAGTTCTTTGTTGGATAAATTGAAATATCGCAAGAAGAAGTGAATGGTGGTTGCAGAGTGGAaagattaaatttaataaatgaaataaattaagagaaaatgctaaaataaaaGTGTTTAATTTGTTTGGCAAAAAAGGTGTAAGTTCAAAATATAGACTTGAGACGGAAATAAGCTGGGCTCCTTTCAAAACTGACCAACAGCAGATGTTTTCAATCGATACAAAACTTTTCAACTTTTCATGCTTTAAAGAAAAGCTACTTATCATTACAGCCgattaattcatatttttatttagtaatCGTAGGTTTTTCTATAGTCTTATTTTAGcattaatcgtaggtctttatacagtcctagtttaactttatacagtcatagtttagcttaaatcgctggtctttatacagtcatagtATAGCTtgaatcgcaggtctttatatagtcctagtttagcttgaatcgcaggtctttatacagtcatagttTAGCTTGAATCGCAGGTCTTCATACAGTCCTAGTTTAGCTTTacatagtcccagtttagctttaatcgcaggtctttatacagtcatagttTAGCTTGAATCGCAGGTCTTCATACAGTCCTAGTTTAGCTTTacatagtcccagtttagctttaatcgcaggtctttatataTTCCTAGTagaatcgcaggtctttatacagtcctagtTTAACTTTAGTCGTACAGATCTAGTTTAGCTTtcatcgtaggtctttatacagtcctagtttagctttaatcgtaagtctttatagAGTTCtagattagctttaatcgtaagtCTTTGTAGAGTTCTAGTTTAGCTTGAATCGCAGGTCTTTCTACAGTCCGAGTTCAACTTTAGTCATACTGCTCTAGTTtaactttaatcgtaggtctttatagagttctAGTTTAGCTTAAATCACAGGGTTTATACAGtcctagtttagctttaatcataggtctttatatagtccaagtttagttttaatcgcaggtctttatacagtccaagtttagctttaatcgtaagtctttatatagtcccagtttagctttaatcgcatgtctttatacagtcctagtTTCGCTtgaatcgcaggtctttataaagtcctaGTTTAGCTTTAGTCGTACAGTTCTTGTTCAGCttaaattgtaggtctttaCATAGTCCTAGTTTAGCTTTAACAGGTTTTTATATAGTCCTAGCTTAGCTTaaataggtctttatatagtccaagttTAGCTTTAATAAGTCTTTATATTGTACTAGTTTAGCTTTAACAGGGTTTTATATAGCCCTAGCTTAGCTTTAATATCTATTTAtacagtcccagtttagctttaatcgtaggtcttatacagtcccagtttagctttaatcgtaaaTCTTGATTCGTGTCTCATTAAGAGTACAATGTGAGGGCACTCTTCGTTTAAATACTTACagactaatattttaaaattagtgtCTTATTCATGGAAATCATTTATTAAAAGTCTTCGTTATAAATCAgtgtaaaaaactatttcatttaattGATCTAGTATAACGTGAAGTGTCATTGCTCTACTTTAGCTCCGACTTTgtggttttaaataaataataaaataataattacatttgaaataaaaataaaaatgaaatttaaaaataaaattgatattcaatacaaatatttgttaatatacTTGTTCCTAATCCTACAAGCAGAAGCTGCAAGACCATTTAGCAGTGGAAGTACTAGATCAAATGTTGGCTCAGGTATTAGAAGCTATGGAACTACAAGTAGTTTTGGAAACACTAGATCCAATTTTGGTTCAGGTACTGGTAATGATGGAAGTACAAGTAGTATTGGAAATACTAGAACCAATTTTGGCTCAGGAAGTACAAGTCTTATGGGATCGAATATTGGAACAACGGTGAGTATGATTGGCAATTAAGATAATGTAGATATATAACTGCTTTATAtacaaatgttatattttattttaatttaaattaattatacacataaaaatatttatgattcaCTTGAGATATCGTCTGTATCATGAAGAGTCATCTTTTATATAAAccattaaatacatacatacatctttGGTAAATCACTTTTACATTCTGAACTAAATAGACTGGAGGAAAAACCAAATAACCTTACATTCATACACATTCATGGCTATttctgttctcactttcaccattcaccctatttttgaaagcataattacaacaatataatataaaataaaatttcgaaaattatataattaaggttaAACAAATTACGTGTAAACATCTCTAATAAGAAATTCTGAAAAAATAGataatattgttgtaattgtgatttcaaaaataaggtgaatggtgaaagtgagaacaggaataaccctgattttctttctgttttttaacttttataaattattttaaactttttaaattgtttataccaTTTTTTCAGAATTACAATACCGGTTGGAGTTCTCAGTCTAACAAACCCTTTATTAGTATTGCCGACAGCAAAAGAGCTCTGCTCTCAGGatctgtatgtatttataaatattttcttttaaaataaaataactataatatacatttttattacctTGAGTAATAGAATACGCCTCAAACATTTCCCTCAACAAATTCTGGATTCAGTTCGACCTATAAGTCATCCGGTTTGAGGCTACCAAACGAGTCTACCAAACCCGTTAATAGTATTGCCGACGGCAAAAAAAATCTCGGCTTCGAAAGAGTATGTACTTATAaatatttgacaattaaaataataataaatgtttctTTGACCTTTTTAATAGAACACGGCTCAAAATTTTCcctcaacaaaaaataatccaACCGATTTTAATTCCCAATCTAACAAACCCATTATTAGGATTGCTGACGCGGAAACAAATCTCCATTCCGGAtcagtatgtatttataaatattttcattataatataATATCGATAActtctattttctatagaaaagttattgataactttcattttctgtagaaatgatattgataaaatttattgataactttgattttctatagaaaagttattgat comes from Calliphora vicina chromosome 2, idCalVici1.1, whole genome shotgun sequence and encodes:
- the LOC135950973 gene encoding transmembrane reductase CYB561D2, producing MTSTPTATESNTKVKPKVGFWLQIQSLLNTINHVFILLIGVYITLLARSLNFQDTAMHMFMTVIGFHVLSAEALMSHYPLNPITNRFSHRNKSRFHGILQLIGGSMALLGGLGKMQSTEVHFTTWHGRFGLFATFMCFASLLGGVLNYFQPKFVHKIYSPSELKFRHNLFGLLTFSLGMTTITLGYFTQFFTKYVDAAVIPAFALATVLVYLMTIISPVSSLLDKLKYRKKK